In the Malus domestica chromosome 16, GDT2T_hap1 genome, one interval contains:
- the LOC103434745 gene encoding epoxide hydrolase 2-like, which translates to MESQGIEHRTVQVNGINMHVAEKGNGPLILFVHGFPELWYSWRHQILTLSALGYRAVAPDLRGYGDTDAPASPSSYNCLYMVGDLVALLDAIAPDQEQVFVVAHDWGATIAWYLCLLRPDRVKALVGLSVQFMPRNPQRKVIESLQAAYGDDYYICRFQEPGVIEAEFAQMGTTRVIKEFLTYRNPGPLFLPKGKGFGHPTNTPIVLPSWLSEDEVNYYAAKFDKTGFTGGINYYRNLDINWELTAPWTGAQVKVPVKFVVGDQDLVYNSRGAQDFIHKGGFKKFVPLLEEVVVLEGVAHFLQQEKPDEISKHIHDFIKNFH; encoded by the exons ATGGAGTCGCAGGGAATAGAGCACCGAACAGTCCAAGTGAACGGCATCAACATGCACGTCGCCGAGAAAGGGAATGGCCCACTCATCCTCTTCGTCCACGGCTTTCCTGAGCTCTGGTACTCCTGGCGCCACCAAATCCTCACCCTCTCCGCCCTCGGCTACCGCGCTGTCGCCCCCGACCTCCGAGGGTACGGCGATACCGACGCCCCCGCCTCCCCTTCCAGCTACAACTGCCTCTACATGGTCGGAGACCTCGTGGCGCTCCTGGACGCCATCGCACCTGATCAGGAGCAGGTGTTCGTGGTGGCCCACGACTGGGGCGCCACCATCGCTTGGTACCTCTGCCTGCTCCGGCCCGACCGGGTCAAAGCCTTGGTCGGCTTGAGCGTGCAGTTCATGCCGCGAAACCCTCAGAGGAAGGTCATCGAATCGCTTCAAGCTGCTTATGGCGATGACTACTACATCTGCAGATTTCAG GAGCCAGGAGTGATAGAAGCTGAGTTTGCTCAGATGGGCACTACAAGAGTTATCAAGGAGTTTCTAACATATAGGAATCCTGGTCCACTTTTCCTGCCTAAAGGCAAAGGATTTGGACATCCCACAAATACTCCTATTGTCTTGCCAAGTTGGTTGTCTGAGGATGAAGTGAACTACTACGCCGCCAAATTTGACAAGACGGGCTTCACTGGCGGCATAAACTACTACCGGAATTTGGACAT AAATTGGGAACTGACTGCACCATGGACTGGGGCTCAAGTGAAAGTTCCGGTGAAGTTTGTTGTGGGAGACCAGGACCTAGTTTACAACTCTCGAGGTGCTCAGGACTTCATACACAAGGGCGGGTTCAAGAAATTTGTGCCGCTTCTGGAAGAAGTAGTTGTATTGGAAGGAGTTGCCCATTTTCTGCAACAAGAAAAGCCTGATGAAATCAGCAAACACATTCACGACTTCATTAAGAACTTCCATTAG
- the LOC103403734 gene encoding epoxide hydrolase 2-like, producing MESQGIEHRTVPVNGINMHVAEKGNGPLILFVHGFPELWYSWRHQILALSALGYRAVAPDLRGYGDTDAPASPSSYNCLHVVGDLVALLDAIAPDQEQVFVVAHDWGAIIAWYLCLFRPDRVKALVSLSVQFMPRNPQRKVIESLQAAYGDDYYICRFQEPGVIEAEFAQMGTTRVIKEFLTYRNPGPLFLPKGKGFGHPTDTPIVLPSWLSEDEVNYYVAKFDKTGFTGGINYYRNFDINWELTAPWTGAQVKVPVKFVVGDQDLVYNSLGARDFIRKGGFKKFVPLLEEVVVLEGVAHFLQQEKPDEISKHIHDFIRKFH from the exons ATGGAGTCGCAGGGAATAGAGCACCGAACAGTCCCAGTGAACGGCATCAACATGCACGTCGCCGAGAAAGGGAATGGCCCACTCATCCTCTTCGTCCACGGCTTTCCTGAGCTCTGGTACTCCTGGCGCCACCAAATCCTCGCCCTCTCCGCCCTCGGCTACCGCGCTGTCGCCCCCGACCTCCGAGGGTACGGCGATACCGACGCCCCCGCCTCCCCTTCCAGCTACAACTGCCTCCACGTGGTCGGAGACCTCGTGGCGCTCCTGGACGCCATCGCACCTGATCAGGAGCAGGTGTTCGTGGTGGCCCACGACTGGGGGGCCATCATCGCTTGGTACCTCTGCCTGTTCCGGCCCGACCGGGTCAAAGCCTTGGTCAGCTTGAGCGTGCAGTTCATGCCGCGAAACCCTCAGAGGAAGGTCATCGAATCGCTTCAAGCTGCTTATGGCGATGACTACTACATCTGCAGATTTCAG GAGCCAGGAGTGATAGAAGCTGAGTTTGCTCAGATGGGCACAACAAGAGTTATCAAGGAGTTTCTAACATATAGGAATCCTGGTCCACTTTTCCTGCCTAAAGGCAAAGGATTTGGACATCCCACAGATACTCCTATTGTCTTGCCAAGTTGGTTGTCTGAGGATGAAGTGAACTACTACGTCGCCAAATTTGACAAGACGGGCTTCACTGGCGGCATAAACTACTACCGGAATTTCGACAT AAATTGGGAACTGACTGCACCATGGACTGGGGCTCAGGTGAAAGTTCCGGTGAAGTTTGTTGTGGGAGACCAGGACCTAGTTTACAACTCTCTAGGTGCTAGGGACTTCATACGCAAAGGCGGGTTCAAGAAATTTGTGCCGCTTCTGGAAGAAGTAGTTGTATTGGAAGGAGTTGCCCATTTTCTGCAACAAGAAAAGCCTGATGAAATCAGCAAACACATTCACGACTTCATTAGGAAATTCCATTAG